GTCAAACTTAAATCCATGGCAGTCACGTTGATAGTTGGTACGCGCACGGCAATCGCTTCAAAACGGCCAGAGAACTTTGGCAAAATGCGCTCAATGCCTTTGGCTAGTTTAGTATCTACGGGAATAATGGATTGACTAGCTGCTCTGGTTCTGCGCAAATCAGGGTGATATGCATCGATAACTTGTTGATCGTGCATGGACGAATGAATCGTGGTTATCGTGCCACTTTCAACACCAAAGGCATCATCAATGACTTTAATGACAGGTACAATACAGTTTGTGGTGCAAGAGCCATTAGAGACCACCGTATCACTGGCTGTTAATGAGTTATGGTTGATACCATAAATTATAGTGGCGTCGACATCGTGCGCCGCAGGGTGTGAGTACAGTACTTTCTTTGCTCCCTGAGCAATGTGTTGTTCACCATCTGCGTGACTAGAAAACTTTCCTGTGCAGTCCAAAACAATATCAACTTCGTTGGCTTGCCATGGCATCTTTGACAAATTTTTGTAGTGACTTAGGTTTATTTCGTCGCCAGCAATAATTAATTGTTCACCTTGATGTTCTACTGCAAACGGAAATCGACCATGGGTTGTGTCATATTTTAATAGATGCGCAATGCCTTTAGGATCAGCAAGCTCATTGATAGCAACTAATTCGAACTCAGATTGTCGCCCGTTTTCATATAACGCTCTGGCGATGCTGCGACCAATACGGCCAAAGCCATTGATAGCAATTCGCACAGGTAGCGGATTGTTCGAAGTAGAAGATGATGACGTAGAATTTAAGCGCATGTTGTTATGAACATAGTTAACAAAGAAATTAAAACAATAGAGAAATAAAAGCGCCGACTAGCGGCGCTTAATTGGTAATAGCAATTATAAGCTATTAACTGTCTCGACGACATTGTCGACTGTGAAGCCAAAGTGCTTCATCAAATCGCCACCAGGTGCTGACTCACCAAAGGTTGTCATACCGACAACTTTGCCACCAAAGCCCACATATTTGTACCAAAAATCAGTATGAGCCGCCTCAACAGCAACGCGTTTTGTTACTGTGCTTGGCAACACAGACTCTTTATATGCAGCATCTTGTGCATCAAAAATATTCGTTGATGGCATTGAAACTACACGTACGTTATCGCCTAACGCATCTGCAGCATTTAATGCTAATGACACTTCTGAGCCGGTCGCAATTAAAATAACTTCTGGTGTACCGACGCTATCTTTAAGTACGTAACCACCTTTTGCAATATTTGCTACTTGCTCATTTGAACGGCCAAGTGCAGGTAAACCTTGGCGAGAGAAAATAAGTGATGTTGGCGCATTTTGACGCTCTACTGCATTTTTCCATGCTACAGCTGATTCAGTTGCATCAGCTGGGCGCCATGTCACCATGTTCGGTGTGGTACGTAAGTTTGTTAGTTGTTCAATTGGTTGATGCGTTGGACCATCTTCTCCTTGACCAATTGAGTCATGGGTATAAACGAAAATGTTTTGAATGCCCATTAGTGCAGACATACGAACCGCATTACGTGCGTATTCCATGAACATCATAAAAGTTGCGCCGTAGTTAATAAAACCACCGTGTAAAGAAATACCGTTCATGATACCGCTCATACCAAATTCACGAACACCGTAGAAAATGTAGTTACCAGCAGCGTCGTCTTGAATACCTTTAGAGCCCGACCAAAGTGTTAAGTTTGAACCTGCAAGGTCAGCAGAGCCACCT
This window of the Thalassotalea atypica genome carries:
- the epd gene encoding erythrose-4-phosphate dehydrogenase; its protein translation is MRLNSTSSSSTSNNPLPVRIAINGFGRIGRSIARALYENGRQSEFELVAINELADPKGIAHLLKYDTTHGRFPFAVEHQGEQLIIAGDEINLSHYKNLSKMPWQANEVDIVLDCTGKFSSHADGEQHIAQGAKKVLYSHPAAHDVDATIIYGINHNSLTASDTVVSNGSCTTNCIVPVIKVIDDAFGVESGTITTIHSSMHDQQVIDAYHPDLRRTRAASQSIIPVDTKLAKGIERILPKFSGRFEAIAVRVPTINVTAMDLSLTLNSDVSIDDINNAIIEGQKNGLAGILGYTEEPLVSVDFNHDPHSCIVDGNQTRVSHKRLVKLLIWCDNEWGFANRMLDTALAMANVNK